A genome region from Brassica oleracea var. oleracea cultivar TO1000 chromosome C2, BOL, whole genome shotgun sequence includes the following:
- the LOC106322613 gene encoding uncharacterized protein At3g43530-like isoform X1, translating into MCRDGGGERKKKHRRRAFEAQEPKRRFRLSYYSCVIFSTFLAVCVSFSFGVAEAEDMAINPLRPNEFFFKPKDYRKSCKLQSRCHQYKFMTILGELDESEKRWFLEHPQFKHLFHMVCTSTRKMMGLWMLLLRTIVTHKSRQAWFSVNGVPIRYSIREHGIISGLYCHQYPENYQSGLSMMFAEKQFRKMFMKKLKKLKNKKKKPEEEELKVTVQDVEEKLSQMKLDRTNDRLKVAILYFLATVIDEKSKYGGPIDRFLLQIIDDLELCNKFPWGRFTFDHCMKEIKHVKDHFRRGLPENPKWTFPGFINPLEILAFECIPVLKAEFREPVPNYDPSCPRMCKWKFTSTGTTGYALEELYKALGNTKTISSILPPIEREQQVIYQTMDEGCWEDMELLDDGDDDDAIVDVWNKFKVQERGQIFWEDICKEDIKSRSLEIEQLEGDQLEEEEHEAGNEPPRIVGGEAVADLESLKETVMSLMSLMTTMEGNVNNKLEGFDRRLKMLEGDSIGREGFENMDFQYNEDGETSGQQEKGRRG; encoded by the exons GAGGCTGAGGATATGGCGATAAACCCCCTTAGACCAAATGAGTTTTTCTTCAAACCGAAGGATTATCGGAAGTCTTGTAAGCTTCAATCAAGATGCCACCAATACAAATTTATGACGATCCTTGGGGAGTTAGATGAATCAGAAAAGAGGTGGTTTCTCGAACACCCACAGTTCAAGCACTTGTTCCACATGGTTTGTACCTCAACTAGAAAGATGATGGGATTGTGGATGTTGCTACTCCGCACCATTGTTACGCATAAGAGTCGGCAAGCGTGGTTTTCTGTAAATGGTGTTCCGATTCGGTACTCGATTAGGGAACACGGTATCATCTCAGGTTTATACTGCCACCAGTATCCTGAAAATTATCAGAGTGGCTTGAGCATGATGTTTGCGGAGAAACAGTTTAGGAAAATGTTCATGAAGAAGCTGAAGAAGCTGAAGAATAAGAAGAAGAAACCAGAGGAAGAGGAACTAAAGGTGACAGTTCAGGATGTGGAAGAGAAGCTTTCGCAGATGAAGCTAGATCGTACCAATGACCGGCTGAAGGTGGCTATTCTGTACTTTTTGGCCACAGTTATAGATGAGAAGTCCAAATATGGAGGCCCCATCGATCGTTTTCTTCTGCAAATTATTGATGATCTAGAGCTGTGTAATAAATTTCCATGGGGACGTTTCACGTTTGATCACTGCATGAAAGAGATCAAACATGTGAAGGATCATTTTAGAAGAGGACTGCCCGAAAACCCGAAATGGACATTTCCTGGGTTCATCAACCCTTTAGAA ATATTGGCATTTGAATGCATTCCTGTCCTGAAGGCAGAATTTAGAGAACCTGTGCCAAACTACGACCCTAGTTGTCCAAGAATGTGCAAGTGGAAGTTCACATCAACTGGGACAACAGGATATGCACTGGAAGAACTTTATAAGGCTCTTGGAAACACAAAG ACAATTTCTAGCATTTTGCCACCAATTGAACGTGAGCAACAAGTTATCTACCAGACAATGGACGAAGGATGTTGGGAAGATATGGAACTTTTAGATGATGGGGATGATGATGATGCAATTGTTGATGTATGGAACAAGTTCAAAGTTCAGGAAAGAGGGCAGATATTTTGGGAGGATATCTGCAAGGAAGATATTAAGTCTCGAAGTCTAGAGATAGAACAGCTAGAAGGGGATCAACTGGAGGAGGAGGAGCATGAGGCTGGGAACGAGCCTCCAAGGATTGTCGGTGGAGAAGCTGTGGCAGATCTTGAAAGTTTAAAAGAAACGGTGATGAGTCTGATGAGTCTGATGACTACAATGGAAGGGAATGTTAATAACAAGCTTGAGGGTTTTGACAGAAGACTAAAAATGTTGGAAGGAGATAGTATTGGGAGAGAAGGTTTTGAAAATATGGACTTTCAATATAATGAAGATGGTGAAACGTCTGGACAGCAAGAGAAAG GACGAAGAGGATGA
- the LOC106322613 gene encoding uncharacterized protein At3g43530-like isoform X2 — protein sequence MAINPLRPNEFFFKPKDYRKSCKLQSRCHQYKFMTILGELDESEKRWFLEHPQFKHLFHMVCTSTRKMMGLWMLLLRTIVTHKSRQAWFSVNGVPIRYSIREHGIISGLYCHQYPENYQSGLSMMFAEKQFRKMFMKKLKKLKNKKKKPEEEELKVTVQDVEEKLSQMKLDRTNDRLKVAILYFLATVIDEKSKYGGPIDRFLLQIIDDLELCNKFPWGRFTFDHCMKEIKHVKDHFRRGLPENPKWTFPGFINPLEILAFECIPVLKAEFREPVPNYDPSCPRMCKWKFTSTGTTGYALEELYKALGNTKTISSILPPIEREQQVIYQTMDEGCWEDMELLDDGDDDDAIVDVWNKFKVQERGQIFWEDICKEDIKSRSLEIEQLEGDQLEEEEHEAGNEPPRIVGGEAVADLESLKETVMSLMSLMTTMEGNVNNKLEGFDRRLKMLEGDSIGREGFENMDFQYNEDGETSGQQEKGRRG from the exons ATGGCGATAAACCCCCTTAGACCAAATGAGTTTTTCTTCAAACCGAAGGATTATCGGAAGTCTTGTAAGCTTCAATCAAGATGCCACCAATACAAATTTATGACGATCCTTGGGGAGTTAGATGAATCAGAAAAGAGGTGGTTTCTCGAACACCCACAGTTCAAGCACTTGTTCCACATGGTTTGTACCTCAACTAGAAAGATGATGGGATTGTGGATGTTGCTACTCCGCACCATTGTTACGCATAAGAGTCGGCAAGCGTGGTTTTCTGTAAATGGTGTTCCGATTCGGTACTCGATTAGGGAACACGGTATCATCTCAGGTTTATACTGCCACCAGTATCCTGAAAATTATCAGAGTGGCTTGAGCATGATGTTTGCGGAGAAACAGTTTAGGAAAATGTTCATGAAGAAGCTGAAGAAGCTGAAGAATAAGAAGAAGAAACCAGAGGAAGAGGAACTAAAGGTGACAGTTCAGGATGTGGAAGAGAAGCTTTCGCAGATGAAGCTAGATCGTACCAATGACCGGCTGAAGGTGGCTATTCTGTACTTTTTGGCCACAGTTATAGATGAGAAGTCCAAATATGGAGGCCCCATCGATCGTTTTCTTCTGCAAATTATTGATGATCTAGAGCTGTGTAATAAATTTCCATGGGGACGTTTCACGTTTGATCACTGCATGAAAGAGATCAAACATGTGAAGGATCATTTTAGAAGAGGACTGCCCGAAAACCCGAAATGGACATTTCCTGGGTTCATCAACCCTTTAGAA ATATTGGCATTTGAATGCATTCCTGTCCTGAAGGCAGAATTTAGAGAACCTGTGCCAAACTACGACCCTAGTTGTCCAAGAATGTGCAAGTGGAAGTTCACATCAACTGGGACAACAGGATATGCACTGGAAGAACTTTATAAGGCTCTTGGAAACACAAAG ACAATTTCTAGCATTTTGCCACCAATTGAACGTGAGCAACAAGTTATCTACCAGACAATGGACGAAGGATGTTGGGAAGATATGGAACTTTTAGATGATGGGGATGATGATGATGCAATTGTTGATGTATGGAACAAGTTCAAAGTTCAGGAAAGAGGGCAGATATTTTGGGAGGATATCTGCAAGGAAGATATTAAGTCTCGAAGTCTAGAGATAGAACAGCTAGAAGGGGATCAACTGGAGGAGGAGGAGCATGAGGCTGGGAACGAGCCTCCAAGGATTGTCGGTGGAGAAGCTGTGGCAGATCTTGAAAGTTTAAAAGAAACGGTGATGAGTCTGATGAGTCTGATGACTACAATGGAAGGGAATGTTAATAACAAGCTTGAGGGTTTTGACAGAAGACTAAAAATGTTGGAAGGAGATAGTATTGGGAGAGAAGGTTTTGAAAATATGGACTTTCAATATAATGAAGATGGTGAAACGTCTGGACAGCAAGAGAAAG GACGAAGAGGATGA
- the LOC106324465 gene encoding uncharacterized protein LOC106324465, with protein MADATKYLSDNKESARMESTRSEDPDIYDDFSEIYKEYTDHQVTVTTKVQEKPKLPEDKCDEEEEQQELPDPNSVPTDFISREAKVWEAKSKATERNWKKRKEEEMNCKICGESGHFTQGCPSTLGANRKSQEFLERVPARDKNVRDLFTEKVVERIESETGCKIKMDDKFIIVSGKDRLILRKGLDAVHKVREEGEAKTSSTSHRSRSRSPRRTSLGPPPPPRAARNPEPQRQQHLPSHGSSS; from the exons ATGGCGGACGCAACAAAGTACCTCAGCGACAACAAGGAATCTGCACGG ATGGAAAGCACAAGGTCAGAAGACCCAGATATTTATGACGACTTTAGTGAAATCTACAAGGAGTACACAGATCATCAAGTTACTGTAACCACCAAAGTCCAAGAAAAACCTAAACTTCCTGAAGATAAATGTGATGAAGAAGAAGAGCAGCAGGAGCTCCCTGACCCCAACTCCGTACCAACTGATTTCATCAGCCGAGAGGCTAAGGTTTGGGAGGCTAAGTCCAAAGCCACTGAGAGGAACTGGAAGAAGAGGAAAGAAGAGGAAATGAACTGTAAGATATGTGGAGAGTCTGGTCATTTCACACAG GGATGTCCATCGACTCTTGGTGCCAACAGAAAGTCTCAGGAGTTCCTTGAGAGGGTACCAGCTAGGGACAAGAACGTTAGAGATTTGTTTACTGAGAAAGTTGTGGAAAGGATTGAGAGCGAGACCGGCTGCAAGATCAAAATGGATGACAAGTTCATTATCGTCAGTGGGAAGGACAGATTAATCTTGAGGAAAGGTTTGGATGCTGTTCACAAGGTTAGAGAGGAAGGCGAGGCTAAAACTTCTTCTACCTCTCACAGGAGCAGATCCAGGTCGCCTAGAAGAACCTCTCTTGGTCCACCACCTCCACCGCGTGCTGCTCGAAACCCTGAACCGCAGAGACAGCAGCACCTGCCATCACATGGTTCATCAAGCTAA